The following coding sequences are from one Dermacentor silvarum isolate Dsil-2018 chromosome 4, BIME_Dsil_1.4, whole genome shotgun sequence window:
- the LOC125945187 gene encoding collagen alpha-2(I) chain-like: MAQFTTTVLAILLGTMVQRSHQGFLSGGIDRGNNNGNQIGGQGPPPHSLMEALQESGGFRVSGPYQVSATPLQMPSGSFPGPTPFQGGQGGFHGNRNQEGNNGKFGDSGGGFQGNGNYPRNGDNFQGPRGFQGLGNFQSPGNFQGSGSYQSAGSFQGPTGFQGHSNFPGQSNFQGHSNFQGGHSNFQGHSNFPGQSNFQGHSNFPGQSNFQGQSKPSNYQGQSNFQGQGNNFQTQGGVGGPQGGFAGAQRGFQGGLGGPLGLRSQFGPSPPPRTPEAPHVSIQPASVKVVYVPVVSTSIKASSLSKLTGEHAPGKDSTSSYFTGSGAQSGPSQQEVTKPSSYAAGTGSYGAKSVGTGKPHGHTNGGHATIPIIIIQKEQHHGAKSVQPGSYQTQTSQVSQSQQGSLSQQGLTSNGDFPKPSYGLNNRTPTETQQHQPRGHQEHHQRQQTHHRQEQQNHHQQQQHHQQVAPQQHQQQVAQRPSDHSHDSAARNTHGGTGAVIPVIIIQKTLQTAGRQQHSHHQHHSGGYNVPAAPPPVRGPTAWSPWR, translated from the coding sequence TTCACAACGACGGTTCTGGCAATCCTTCTTGGAACCATGGTCCAGCGCAGCCACCAAGGGTTCCTGAGTGGAGGCATCGACCGAGGCAACAACAATGGCAATCAGATTGGAGGCCAGGGCCCGCCTCCCCACAGCTTGATGGAGGCCCTCCAGGAAAGCGGGGGATTCCGAGTGTCCGGCCCTTACCAGGTTTCGGCGACGCCGTTACAGATGCCTTCGGGCTCTTTTCCGGGACCTACGCCTTTCCAGGGTGGCCAGGGAGGATTTCACGGAAACAGAAACCAGGAAGGGAACAATGGAAAGTTTGGAGACTCAGGAGGTGGTTTCCAAGGAAACGGAAACTACCCCAGGAACGGTGACAACTTCCAGGGCCCTCGGGGTTTTCAAGGCCTAGGAAACTTCCAGAGCCCAGGAAACTTCCAGGGCTCCGGAAGTTATCAGAGCGCCGGAAGCTTTCAAGGGCCAACTGGCTTCCAGGGACACTCTAACTTCCCGGGACAGTCAAACTTCCAGGGGCATTCCAACTTCCAAGGAGGACATTCCAACTTCCAGGGACACTCTAACTTCCCGGGACAATCCAACTTCCAGGGACACTCTAACTTTCCAGGACAATCCAACTTCCAGGGGCAATCTAAGCCTTCTAACTACCAGGGGCAGTCTAACTTCCAGGGACAAGGCAACAACTTCCAAACACAAGGTGGAGTTGGCGGTCCTCAGGGCGGCTTTGCCGGTGCTCAGCGAGGCTTTCAGGGCGGCCTCGGTGGACCCTTGGGGCTCCGTAGCCAGTTCGGTCCTTCTCCTCCTCCGCGCACTCCCGAAGCCCCGCATGTGTCAATTCAGCCGGCGAGTGTGAAAGTGGTGTACGTGCCTGTGGTCTCTACAAGCATCAAGGCTTCTAGCCTCAGCAAACTGACCGGTGAGCATGCCCCAGGGAAGGATAGCACCAGCTCCTACTTCACGGGAAGCGGCGCACAGTCGGGACCGTCTCAGCAGGAGGTCACCAAGCCATCGTCGTATGCAGCCGGTACTGGTTCCTACGGAGCCAAATCAGTGGGAACGGGCAAGCCCCATGGTCACACGAATGGCGGCCACGCCACGATACCCATTATAATCATTCAGAAGGAGCAGCACCATGGCGCGAAGAGCGTGCAGCCAGGTTCTTACCAGACACAGACGTCGCAGGTCTCCCAGAGCCAGCAGGGCTCCCTGAGCCAGCAAGGCTTGACGTCAAACGGAGACTTTCCCAAGCCGAGTTACGGCCTAAACAACAGGACGCCTACAGAGACACAACAGCATCAGCCACGAGGTCACCAAGAACACCACCAGCGCCAGCAAACTCACCACCGTCAGGAGCAGCAAAACCACCACCAGCAACAGCAACATCATCAGCaagtggctccgcaacaacatcaGCAACAGGTGGCGCAGCGCCCATCCGACCACAGTCACGACTCAGCTGCTCGCAACACTCATGGAGGGACGGGGGCGGTGATACCAGTCATCATAATCCAGAAGACACTACAGACGGCCGGTCGGCAGCAGCACTCGCATCATCAGCATCACTCCGGAGGTTACAATGTGCCAGCAGCGCCACCGCCGGTCCGCGGACCCACGGCCTGGAGTCCGTGGAGGTAG